The genomic stretch AGGCTTAGCTGTTGGTTGTCCTGACAAATGCACATTTCTGTGGGTATGGCATGTTGTCTGTGAGCACTGTGCCTTGTGGAAAAGACTGGGTGTGTTTGGTGGGTGGAGCAGGGAAAGATGGAACAGCTGTCAATTCAGCCTGTGAGAGAAGAGAGCTCGTATCATAATCAGTCATCTAAAAATGGAATGGGACTTAGCTGGTCTGGtcttggggggaggaggagaaggaactggagatgggctgtggaggagggggcaggaggaggtgaCTGCCTAGGGAGAGGTGGAGGGGAGCCAGAATGAGAGAGAGGCCAGAATGAGGGGAGGGACAGAGTGAAGGAAGAAACATGggttgggaagggaaggaggaaaacagaGGGAAGCCTTCTGGCACCTTCTGGCTCTCAGGAAACCAGAAGGGACTCGgtagaagaaaacagaacaatgTAAAAGAGGTACACAGTAAGGGTACTCAAGTCTGCTCAACAGGGAGGACCCTGAGGGGAGAGAGGCTCTGGGACTTGGGAGGCCAGGAGGATCCATGCCTAGGAGATAGAGACACTTAAAGAAGGTAACTGTGGGAGGAGCAATTCCAGGAAGAATGGCCTTCTGAGGCATCCACACTCTTCTGTCTGGCTGTCCATGGCAGCAATGGTTACCTCGCAAACAAAGCACAAGCATTGGAGGGTCACTGAAGGAAGGGAACCAAAAGTCAGATTTGTACCTGCCTATCAGACTCATCTGgtttcagagaatctgacacAATCTGAAGCCTAAGCAAACTAGTGAGAGTTCCAGGCTACCTCTGGGCCAAGGGCAAGTACTTTCTTTGGGAAAATGGATCCTTGTTGAATCCAGGAATAGCAGTCCTGTGTCACCGTCCTTCCTCTTGCTGGAAGAGTCCTTGCCTTCCTGGGGGGAGGGGACATCTGATGGCTGTGCCTCATGTCTCCATGGTATGGAGAGAACTTGGCAGCCCATGCTCTGTCACAGCTGCCTGAAGCCACAGGTGGCTCCATTCGGTGACCAGGCAAAGGGAAACCGCCCTTCCTTAGGCATCCCATTCCAGTTAGATTCCCAGCAAAGCCTGTAGCAACTGATACCTTCTAGGTTCCCTAGGTTCCTCCTAACCAAACTAGCTCCCCCTTCCTTCTAAAACTCAGAGACGGCCCTGGTGGAGAGGGGTTGTGTGCACCTCTCTTTTGGGAGAGGGTGGTATAACCCCCAAGGGATTGGGTAGGGCTGGGAATTATGGCTTTGCCCAAGTAATTCCTTTGGCTGTACACTGCCACGTGGAAGGGCTGTGGTTTGTGGAAAGAGGAATTGGCAATGGCAGTAAAGTGCCTCACAACTGTGGAGTCCTGAACATGGGTCCGTgccctcctcttctgctctctcttgTCATTCCCCATCTTTCTGAAGTCCCTCTGAGAGCACTGTGTGTGTTCGGCCTCCTCTTTCAGCCATTGCCTCCAAAGAGAAGAGTGCTTCTGGTTCCTGCTGCTGAGGTCTTCCTAAGGATACACATGGAGGAATCCAGGATTTCCCAGACACTGAAAGAAGgtgtcagagacagagaaaggtagtaggcagaatcaaggagatgccatgtagctgccaaggaagaggTCTGgccatcaccagtaagccaagaccatgcagagatacacagattaatagaaatgggttaataaccaaaaaagagctagccagcaagaagcctaagctatcagccaaacagtttatagttaatataagcttctgtgtgtttatttggtactgaACAGCTACAGGACTGGGtaagacagaaacttctgccaacAGGGCCATTTGTCAGTGCCATATAAACCTTTGAGTAGgttgggttttctttagtgaaATACTTTGACTATAACGGCTCTGTTAGGCATGGATGCCCTAAATCTCTAGCTACCAGACTCAGTGGAGGCAAAGGCTATTGGAGCCATGTGGAAGTTGCACCACATTCACAGTGATAATCAACGTAACTTTAGACAGTTATAGACACATTAAATGTCACGTCCACATCAGAATGCATGCTACAGGTACTAAGAACTGCTGCCTGTATTTTTGCCCCATGAGAGGAGTGATTGTGGAACATTGTTTATAGCTTTCTTGTCTCTTCTTGGTTGTTtcaacacaaagaaaacagaaggtcaggaagggaaaggaaaaaaatcaaatccttTTTATAATAATCAATGAAGACAGTTGTACTAAGAAGAAATGTTTTTACTGTTCTAAGCCCCATCAAATCTCTAACAGGAGCTGGAGCCTTGTAGCAGATTGTCAATTTCATTCCTGCTATGGACTGAGCTGTTGCAGGTATTATGACTGTAAGCCCATTATAGAAATTGATGGCACATAAAACACTGTTTTGATCATTTACTATGCCTTCCTTTTTATACTATTGCCACCTTTGAATTAAGATATGCTTTTATTCGCAGAACAAAACTAATATGACTCAATAGGCCTTGATTTTAATGGCCCTGGTGGAAGTATGCTTGAAAGAAAAAGTGTTTGTTGTCCCTTCCAGGGAAATTCAACCCCAGGCTCTATTATCTACGAAACTACTGACTAGGTGAAAGTTATTGATTCACAACGTTTGGACTAAATACTTGAGTCTGGTTCATTGATGTCTAGTATGAAATGAAACCTGAGGGTGTCCATTGGTTTGTTGTGTATGTTAAATCTCACTGGGATAATGTATGTAGAGTCAAAAGCATTTTGAGAACTGAGTGTTCTCAAGTAGCTGTAACTTAAGACCATTTTCACAGGTCTGGGTCATACTCTACTagatcagaggttctcaacctgtgggtcatgacccatggGAGCTGAATGACCAGTTCCCAGggatgcatatcagatatcctgaatatcagatatttacattatgattcataacagtagcaaaattactgtcatgaagtagcaatgaaaatcaaTTTATGGTTGGAGATTACCACTACAAGGgtaagtgtattaaagggtcacagcactagaaaGGTTGCAAATCGCTGCACTAAATGAAGTTTATTATACTTGGCTGACTCATAGAATATTGGAACTGGACTAGTTATTGGGTCTGCCATTTGGGATtgaaaaatctagaaaaagaaaaaaagctctgCCTCTGTTACCACCAAAACTGAGTTATTTATGTATGTGATCACCAcactaataaaacattttctgatGAGACTAAAATAAAGCCCCAGAATTAGCATGTACTATCTAAATTTTTAGAATTTGTGGCTGGATACATCACTATACTGTACATGACAACACACTGTCAAGATAGATATCAAATTATACAGTTCTACTCCTGTTTACTGCTAGATGCCAGACTTATTAATCTTTCCAAACTCTGTCTACAAGTGAGAGTTGAATTGCCATCCCGCATGAGGAATTTCCTCTCTCACAATTACCAAGACATCAACCATACTATATTTGATTTTATCTCTTCTAGTGCTTGCTGGTTGTGTCTTACCACTAAAATGTTTCAGATCAGTGTTGTTGATCCAATCTACTGAATCAACTCTGGATACAATACCAGGATCATTGACGCTAACATAGTCATGAATATATATTTTGATGCCATTTTCCAAAGTTGTAGCTTTCTCTTGCtatgtgatgaaacatcatgatcAGAGTAACACATagaaaaaattgtttatttgagCTTATGATTCAAGAGGTTGAATAGTGCCATGATGCTGAAGTGGAGGTAATAGGCAGCAGGCAATTGAAGCAGCAGCTGAAAGCTCATGTCTTGAAttgcaaaaaatgaaaacaaaaacaaacaaacaaacaaacaaaaaaaacaaacccagagaTCACACTGGAAGCAGCACAATTCTTCTAGCAAGACCACACCTTTTAAGTCTACTAACTAAGGACCCAATATTCAAGTGCTTGAGACTTGAGGGAAACCTTTAACAACCGCATTGTTATATAAATACCACATGTATATCCTGTACCATTACATGTTGGAAGTGTGtgtctgctttttgattttgattttgcaggatattacagttaagagactgcctgagcagatctgtgtgagttcaagaccactctggtctacaatagctagttccaggacagcctccaaagccacagagaaaccctgtctcaaaaaatcaaacaaaaataaaaacaaaaacaaaaagagactgCCTGAGGCAGggctgtggtggttcatgcctttaatcccagcacttgggaggcagaggcaggaagatccctgagttcaaggccagcctggtctacagagtgagttccaggacagccaggactacacagagaaactcttggaAGTTTAGTTTTATGGCTacaaaaactgaaatttaaaaaaagagagagattgcatcaatctcagaaaagactttgaataATCACCATTTTCACATTACAGGTTTTTTAGACATTTGAGTTGcttaactattttattattttggtaatATATGAAGATACATATAAATGTTTTATACACACATGTTGCCATTGATTATAGTTAAAATTAGTTGAATTTTTTGTGTATTTACAAAGTACGTCCTGTCATTTGCTATTAGATATTATATACACTGCAATGGAAGTATTCTCAATTTTCTGGGATATTTGATGGGTTTCTTCAGATAAACCTTCAAGGAAAATGGTACATAacagttttatgttttatttcccaGACTGAGTGTACATGCTAATTAAATGCCCAGTGGATAATGTATGCATTGCAGCTAGGATGGAAAAATATTCTGGCAATTGGGAGCCACGGAAAACCACCAAGTCAGCCCTGCTGCAGGGAAATGTTTCCCAaatgtaacaactctgctctgcccaggctctgtctctgctctggtgaaagaaggtctcacccaaacctcattcaagagatttactGGGGGAGGAATCCAAGAGTgcagctgcctctgccagggtgggaaaAGGCAGCTGCCACCTGGACAGGCACTGGGCTTATACAGGGCTTCTTAGGGGGTAGAATGTTTCTAGGGTGGAGATTTTCAGGGTGagaattggtcagatttcaatccctgagtttaGACAAGCTCAGATTGGCTAGATTtcgtgctcagggattggttggtgtTCTTTCTCAGGGAATGGTTGGTGTTCCTGCTCAGGGAATGGTTGGTGTTCCTTCTCAAGGAATGGTTGATGTTCCTGTTCAGGGAATGGTTGGTTTCATGCTCTGTTGGTCAGGGGCAGATTTGACTCAGGTTTCAGGGCtaaagtatgtttctttcactggctcctTTTAACATTTTGGTTCTAGTTTCAGGTCCAGggtatgtttctttcactggctctgctttcagggccaaagtgtgtttctttgactctggtttcagagtcagtGTGTATTTCTTTAGCTGACCCCCTTTCCATACAGATAATGAGAAAATTATCCAAAAAAttataattcttttgttttaatttcaccTGCCTTGAAATACTCTACAGAATTTATGTTAGAATTGCTGAGAGTTAAGAAATGGATTTTTGGTAATGTACCAATGGATAGTTAATACAAAGGTTGtagcatataaaaatatatttgactgTTCAAATGGTTGTGTGTACCAAATCAGACTTGCACTTGTACCCTGTATGAGTAAATTAGAAGAACGAGTACACAGAAAATGTTTAAAGTGCATTGCCTACATTACACCCTGTTCTCCACATTTTGAGCTAACGTGATAGagttaaaaatggaaaaggataTTTGTTAGCTTCCATCACAGCAacagcagcctgcctctgctgacAAAGCAGTTATGTCATCATCTACTGCTAGGTGCTTTTCTGCCATTAGCTATGTGACATGTAAACCCTTTAAAAGACACCACCAGGCATAACTTGCCCTCACTACATCTCTTTACATCTCTTGTCTCTCGTCTAGCTTGCCTCTTACTCCCCTGTttgtctcttctttcctctcttgcttCTCAAATTCCTCTTGTCTGTCTGCCCCTCTCAAGTCCCCACTCTGACATGGTCTTTCACTCTTCTACCCCCCACTCCCAGTACACTTCTTGTACTAGCTCTCTTGTATGTGGCACATGCCAGATGCCTCCAATAGCCTTTGCCTCCACTGAGTCTGGTAGCTAGAGATTTAGGGCATCCATGCCTAACAGAGCCGTTATAGTCAAAGTATttcactaaagaaaacccaacCTACTCAAAGGTTTATATGGCACTGACAAAGGGTCCTgttggcagaagtttctgtcccacccaatCCTGTAGCTGTtcagtaccaaataaacacacagaagcttatattaactataaactgtttggctgatggcttaggcttcttgctggctagctcttttttggttattaacccatttctattaatctgtgtatctctgcatggtcttggcttactggtgatggcCAGAcctcttccttggcagctacatggcatctccttgattctgcctactacctttctctgtccctgtttggattttccaCCTGGCAAAATCCCGActttccattggctgaaacagctttattcataaaccaataagaaaacatatattcacaaaatacagaaggacatcccccatcaggaccCAAGGCTCCCAATCATATGTGGTTTCCCCCAGACAACTACTGTGATTAAGTGAAGAAAAGGATAGAATCAGAGGACATCCAGGACAAACTGATCTGGACCTTAAAAGTACCTGACAATAACTTTTGTCTCTGTATGGTACAGTGAGGATTTATGTCTTATCAGACTGAGCTACACATATTTTTAACAgcagttataattttaaaatatgaggtAAAGTCCTAATTGCTCACAGCATATAGTTTAGCTTTAAATAAAATAGGTATTCATTCAGCAGCCATAGCTAAATATTACCAGTAAGAAtgttaaaatttcttatttttattgtgggATACAGGGGTACTCTGTGTTgtccagccctggctgtcctggaactcactctgtagaccaggatggcatcgaactcacagagatccacctgcctttactgtcaaagtgctaggattaaagttgtatggCCCCAAGCCTGGCTGAATGTTAAATTTTTACCTTCCAATGATCTTGGTTGAAATGGCAGAAAATTTATTATGGATATTAATCGTAActtggtgtcttagttaaggcttctattgctgtgaagaagcaccatgaccacagcaactcttataagggaaaaacatttaattgaggtggcggccattatcatcatggtggggagcatggcaatatgcaggcagacatgctgctggctacatcttgatcataAGGCAACAGTAAGTAGTGGGTTGAGGAAGTGGGCATGGCTTGCTCatacaggagacctcaaagccagacagtgacatatttcctccactaagaccacatctactccaataaagccaaacctcctaatattgccactccccaTGAGGTTATGGGGGCCAACTCCATTCACATTACCACACTTGGGGTACCAAGATAGGATCTTTAATCTTCTCACAGACTTTAGACCCTAGGGTTAGCAGACTGTTCACGAAGGTCATACTGCTCTAGAGAATTTATATTCAATTGGATCAGCTTTTCATTCCTCCATGGGTACATTGCCAGCATGGAATGCTCAGCTGGGTAAGTAAGCATCTAAATACTAATGAGTGACTCATCCCTAGTGCACACAGGATTGTATTTGACATAAAACCTCACTGAGCCGGCCAAGAATCCTAAAAGCCAATGAAAAAGAATTACCTTTGAGTAATTGTTATCTCCAAGAATACCCGAGGTCTACTATGGCACAGGTTTCTCGTGTGTAGCATGCATTCTCATCTACTCACAACTTGGAATTGGTACGTTTGATGTTTGTGCTTCAGTTTTCAAGAGCTTAGAGAAGATTATCTGGAGGTCCCACAGTGTGCCTGCTATAATATAACACGGATCATGTTATACTTCTGCTTTGCAACTATCTCTCCCTCTCAGTCAAGGTAAAGGAAAATTCCATTGTAGAGGTTGTAACCTGCAGGGCTTTAGGCTCTTGGATGCCCCTGTGACTTCTCTGGGATCACTTCCCACAGTTCTCTACCTCCCTCCATCAGCTCCAACCATGCTGCCTTCCTGGCTGCTTCTCCTCACTCATGCCAGGTCTTCTCTGGCCACTGAGCTTTAGCAACTGTCATCCCTCTACCTGGAATGCACATTCTCCTTGACTGATGCTAAAGGGCCACTCTCACTACCTTCATGTTTTCATTCCAAACCTAGAGGCTCCACGAGGCCTTTCCCAGCCACTGTGTTTCTTTCTGAAAAGAGCATTCTCCCTGGAAATTCATTTCCTCACAACCAGCCTTGGTGTGCCTTCTCTTATCACTTATCAGTATGAAAATGCTTCATATTGACTTAGGCACTACCTGGCCACTACACATCCCTGCACTACAAAGAAAGCTCCATGACGATAAGATCTGTTCATCTGCTGTGTCCAGAACAGTGCCCAGCAGAGCCCACCCAAAGTGTTTATGGAACCAAGGTAAAACAAATGAACGGAGAATCTGTGGGATCAAGTGTGTGAAATCAGACCAGTATCCCTGGGTCTGGCCCTAAAGCTACAAATGCAGCTCCCaccagggcatgggcttgcattTTTTCAGTGAGGCAGGGCAACTGGAAGCATGGCCAAGTGAAACCTTTCCAAGGTCAAAATGATACAAACCCTTGCTCACACCAGGATGCTTGTATCCTTGTGGGGACGTGGGTCCTATTCCAAGGTGTTTATGTGATATGAACTTACCAAAAGTCTAATTGGATGCAGAACACAACAGAAAGAGAATGATCAAAGAAAACATGGAGTTAGCAGAAATGGTCCCTGGAGGACCCCCTGGTGCTGGCTAGCAAAACCATatgatggaggaaggaaaagtaaACCTGCCTGGTGAGGTGTGCTTGTCTTGTGTCATTCTTGGGGAAGTGAGCCTACAGAGTCAATACTTGCTAGGTGGTTAGCATCAAGGAGATTTGACACCTTCTTTCAGTGTCTGGGAAATCCTGGATTCCTCCATGTGTATCCTTAGGAAGACCTCAGCAGCAGGAACCAGAAGCACTCTTCTCTTTGGAGGCAATGGCTGAAAGAGGAGGCCGAACACACACAGTGCTCTCAGAGGGACTTCAGAAAGATGGGGAATGAcaagagagagcagaagaggagggcACGGACCCATGTTCAGGACTCCACAGTTGTGAGGCACTTTACTGCCATTGCCAATTCCTCTTTCCACAAACCACAGCCCTTCCACGTGGCAGTGTACAGCCAAAGGAATTACTTGGGCAAAGCCATAATTCCCAGCCCTACCCAATCCCTTGGGGGTTATACCACCCTCTCCCAAAAGAGAGGTGCACACAACCCCTCTCCACCAGGGCTGTCTCTGAGTTTTAGAAGGAAGGGGGAGCTAGTTTGGTTAGAGGAACCTAGGGAACCTAGAAGGTATCAGTTGCTACAGGCTTTGCTGGGAATCTAACTGGAATGGGATGCCTAAGGAAGGGCGGTTTCCCTTTGCCTGGTCACCGAATGGAGCCACCTGTGGCTTCAGGCAGCTGTGACAGAGCATGGGCTGCCAAGTTCTCTCCATACCATGGAGACATGAGGCACAGCCATCAGATGTCCCCTCCCCCTAGGAAGGCAAGGACTCTTCCAGCAAGAGGAAGGACGGTGACACAGGACTGCTATTCCTGGATTCAACAAGGATCCATTTTCCCAAAGAAAGTACTTGCCCTTGGCCCAGAGGTAGCCTGGAACTCTCACTAGTTTGCTTAGGCTTCAGATTgtgtcagattctctgaaacCAGATGAGTCTGATAGGCAGGTACAAATCTGACTTTTGGTTCCATTATCCCAGTAGTCCCTTCCTTCAGTGACCCTCCAATGCTTGTGCTTTGTTTGCGAGGTAACCATTGCTGCCATGGACAGCCAGACAGAAGAGTGTGGATGCCTCAGAAGGCCATTCTTCCTGGAATTGCTCCTCCCACAGTTACCTTCTTTAAGTGTCTCTATCTCCTAGGCATGGATCCTCCTGGCCTCCCAAGTCCCAGAGCCTCTCTCCCCTCAGGGTCCTCCCTGTTGAGCAGACTTGAGTACCCTTACTGTGTACCTCTTTTAcattgttctgttttcttctacCGAGTCCCTTCTGGTTTCCTGAGAGCCAGAAGGTGCCAGAAGGCTTCCCtctgttttccctccttcccttcccaaccCATGTTTCTTCCTTCACTCTGTCCCTCCCCTCATTCTGGCCTCTCTCTCATTCTGGCTCCCCTCCACCTCTCCCTAGGCAGtcacctcctcctgccccctcctccacagcccatctccagttccttctcctcctccccccaagaCCAGACCAGCTAAGTCCCATTCCATTTTTAGATGACTGATTATGATACGAGCTCTCTTCTCTCACAGGCTGAATTGACAGCTGTTCCATCTTTCCCTGCTCCACCCACCAAACACACCCAGTCTTTTCCACAAGGCACAGTGCTCACAGACAACATGCCATACCCACAGAAATGTGCATTTGTCAGGACAACCAACAGCTAAGCCTATGGTGAGCTGCCAACACAGTCAGAAACAGCAGCCTCTGCATTGTGTACGAAGCACAACTTTATTTCAACAGTTGTCACATAACTTTGGCAAACAATTCACATCTTTTTCACGAGGTCATAGACATAGATGTGGAAATCATCCtcaaattttatgaaatatacaGATGGCCTGGCTTCTACCTGATGGATCACAACGCCAACTCTTTTAGAGCCATCCTGGTTGGCGTATTCTACACTTTTCCCAATAAGGTCATCCCTCACTTCCATGTCTACATCTGGTGGAACAATCTCATCCATATCTGGGATGATACGTAGGTCTCCCTCTCTAAAATCATCCAATAGCTCGTACATGTATAATATTGGGTCTTTTTCATAGGTAATATAAAACCAGCTCTTGAAGACTGGGGCTTGGGAAAGGACCATACCCTTCCATTGTTTCCGAAGCCCGAGTTCCCCCTCGAAAATGTGTTCCACAGACCTGCCGATGATAGTATTAGCGAGGATGGGATCGGGAACTTGGGCTGAATCTACCTTCTCAGGATAAACCTGAAGGGCCAAAATTCTGTCATCTCTGGTGAGTTCTAATCCATATACACAGTCAACCCCATCATATTTCACCAGATAAAGAAAGGGGTTGATAGCAACTTGTTCGAGGACTGTTCCTCTCCAAAATGTGATCATCCCACCATTTTCCCTCCAATGATGGGAAATTCTGCAGCCCACGATGTTATTTTGGGCTGGAGATGGTGGTCTGTTTGGCCTTCCCTGGGCAGCGTTTGCGTTGATGGCACTTGCAGCCCCGTTGGTgttatgatcctcctgcccatCTCTAGGCCTGCTGGGCTGCTGTTCAATAACCTGGGCCCTGCTATCCAGGTTACTCGGTCCGGGTTCCATGTCtgaggaggggaaaaaggaagagacagtTAGCTAAGGGGCCAAATGGCCAACATCTTCTGTTTGGAAGCTTCAGCACTGGCGCTGGTCCTTAACCGCCCCCAAGAAGCCTGAGGACAAACCTGGCTGGGCACCTGCTGTTGTGCTGTGCATCCCTAGCTTCCCTAAGCCCCAGCGGGGCAGCGGATAACCAGCAGGATTAGGAATTCAGTGTCACCAGAACTGGCCACTTAGTCTCAGCAACCTGAGCCCAGGCCCCCTGGGGCCCTGGCGTTAACATGTttggaggaggagagaagtgCACCAAAGCGCCTTTCCCCCTTCACCTTGTCTTTCTTAGTGCCCTGAGCGTCCCAGCCTGGGGCTCACAGCCCTGGCTGCAGACCCCAGCCGCTTCCTGATACTCACCTCTGGGCTCCTCCGAGGTCATTCCCGAATCTATGCCTGGCTCCTAAAGCCGCCCGGGTCCTCCTCCCCGTGTGGGCCACTTGCCCACTGCTACTCAGTTTCTCCCGCCGGCCCATCCCCTCCCAGGCCCGTCTCCTCCCACACGGCCCCTGCTTGACGCCCACCTAGGAACTAGTCTCGTAGGGCGTCCTGTGTCTTTGTAAGGTCCAGTTTATACCGCGTTTCCTTCCAAAAACGCAGGACCACTAACTTGCTCCAGAATTGCTTCTAAGTTTAGCTCAATGAACTATAGTAGGATTTCTGGTGATTAGATAAAagtcagcattcctcaggaactagTGGAACTGGTTTGTCAGCCAAAAGGAGTCATTCCCATTGTGTCTGCCTGGAGGGTTAAATGGCTTGCTACTGACACATACCTCTGACTGCATATCAAAGCCCTTGCTGGCCTACTCCTTCTGTCCCTTTTCACACATATTTGTTAAACCCCTTAAAGCCCAGGCTTAGATCCTGGCCCTCCTGTTTTGCTCCTCTGTCCTAAACTCCCAGGTTGCTCCAGATCATGGGCTTCCCTACCACACAGCT from Cricetulus griseus strain 17A/GY chromosome X, alternate assembly CriGri-PICRH-1.0, whole genome shotgun sequence encodes the following:
- the LOC103159663 gene encoding spindlin-2: MTSEEPRDMEPGPSNLDSRAQVIEQQPSRPRDGQEDHNTNGAASAINANAAQGRPNRPPSPAQNNIVGCRISHHWRENGGMITFWRGTVLEQVAINPFLYLVKYDGVDCVYGLELTRDDRILALQVYPEKVDSAQVPDPILANTIIGRSVEHIFEGELGLRKQWKGMVLSQAPVFKSWFYITYEKDPILYMYELLDDFREGDLRIIPDMDEIVPPDVDMEVRDDLIGKSVEYANQDGSKRVGVVIHQVEARPSVYFIKFEDDFHIYVYDLVKKM